A window from Fragaria vesca subsp. vesca linkage group LG5, FraVesHawaii_1.0, whole genome shotgun sequence encodes these proteins:
- the LOC101290870 gene encoding uncharacterized protein LOC101290870, which translates to MSNIQTDSSSTRNLDTPGTDSEMIRWSPPPFDRVKINFDGSVWRNSAARGFVIRTPNGNPLVAASSNFGITTISVAEALSLRNSLICAKERGLSRVEVEGDSKLVIDAVNGIAASPWRILKLVQEIRSNAVANVGHKVGDVRFWEECVPPEASLALSFDYVNRGYPFIRAFDDSSTSATVSAKIDAAENAKATTDKDYPGGEFQFREASAWRSFVVKLRMLFACPWERVKKGSVLTMTLRGQITDQVLTKLF; encoded by the exons ATGAGTAATATTCAGACCGATTCTAGCTCAACTAGGAATTTGGATACTCCTGGAACAGACTCTGAAATGATTAGGTGGTCACCACCCCCTTTTGATAGGGTTAAAATTAACTTTGATGGCTCAGTCTGGAGGAACTCTGCAGCTAGAGGATTCGTAATCCGAACCCCTAATGGTAATCCACTTGTTGCAGCTTCTTCTAATTTTGGAATTACCACAATCTCAGTTGCAGAAGCTCTTTCACTCCGAAACAGCCTCATTTGTGCCAAGGAGAGAGGCTTGTCCAGAGTGGAGGTTGAAGGAGATTCGAAACTTGTCATCGATGCAGTGAATGGCATTGCTGCTTCACCTTGGAGGATCCTCAAGCTAGTTCAAGAAATTAGAT CTAATGCTGTCGCAAATGTTGGCCACAAAGTAGGAGATGTTCGCTTTTGGGAGGAGTGTGTTCCTCCGGAAGCTAGCCTAGCGCTGTCTTTTGACTATGTAAACCGCGG TTATCCCTTTATCCGCGCCTTCGACGACTCGTCGACCTCCGCCACCGTTTCGGCTAAAATCGACGCCGCCGAGAATGCCAAGGCCACGACGGACAAGGACTATCCGGGCGGTGAGTTTCAGTTTCGGGAGGCAAGCGCGTGGAGGAGCTTCGTCGTTAAGCTTCGGATGCTCTTCGCTTGTCCTTGGGAGCGGGTCAAGAAGGGAAGCGTCTTGACCATGACATTGCGGGGCCAG ATAACTGATCAG GTACTCACTAAATTGTTTTGA